In one Sphingomonas hankookensis genomic region, the following are encoded:
- the alaS gene encoding alanine--tRNA ligase, which translates to MTSTNDVRRSFLDFFEKAGHARVPSAPLVPQNDPTLMFVNAGMVPFKNVFTGLETRPYVTATSSQKCVRAGGKHNDLDNVGYTARHHTFFEMLGNFSFGDYFKEQAILNAWTLLTRDWGLPAEKLTATVYHTDDEAFDLWKKIAGLPDHKIIRIPTKDNFWAMGDSGPCGPCSEIFYDHGDHIPGGPPGSPDEDGDRFVEIWNLVFMQFEQDANEIVGELPKKSIDTGMGLERIAAVMQGVSDNYDTDTFKALIAASCELTGTRAEGATQASHRVIADHLRASGFLVADGVLPANEGRGYVLRRIMRRAMRHAHLLGAKDPLMHRLVGSLVSEMGAAYPELVRAQPLIEATLQQEETQFRRTLDKGLKLLDEATADFAEGATLAGETAFKLYDTYGFPYDLTEDALRAQGYGVDRAGFDAAMAEQKRAARAAWKGSGAKASDDVWFDVLETAGPTEFIGYSVEAGEGQVVAIVKDGARVDSAEAGDEVLVLTNQTPFYAESGGQVGDAGTMTTDAGFMATVTDTAKQLGKLHAHVATIDAGSLKVGDSVALTIDTARRAQIRANHSATHLLHEALRERLGTHVAQKGSMVAPERLRFDFSQPSPIAADALALVEADVNAQVRGNGAVTTRLMTPDDAIAMGAMALFGEKYGDEVRVVSMGQDAEGTYSIELCGGTHVNALGEIGLFKIVSEGAVSSGVRRVEALTGEAARQWLGNRDAKLREAAAALKATPDEVPARVAQLVEDRRRLERELAEAKKALAMGGGAGAAPAGPEQVGDIAFLGQVIDGLDAKALRGTIDEARARVPSGVVALVAVNDGRASVGVGVSSDLTGRISAVDLVKAAVAALGGQGGGGRPDMAQGGGPDGAKGDEALAAIRALLTN; encoded by the coding sequence ATGACCTCGACCAATGATGTCCGCCGCTCGTTCCTCGACTTTTTCGAGAAGGCGGGCCACGCCCGCGTGCCCTCCGCGCCGCTTGTTCCGCAGAACGATCCGACGCTGATGTTCGTCAATGCGGGCATGGTGCCGTTCAAGAACGTGTTCACCGGCCTCGAGACGCGGCCTTACGTGACGGCGACGTCGTCGCAGAAATGCGTGCGCGCGGGCGGCAAGCATAACGATCTCGACAATGTCGGCTATACCGCGCGGCATCATACCTTCTTCGAAATGCTCGGCAATTTCTCCTTCGGCGATTATTTCAAGGAACAGGCGATCCTGAACGCCTGGACCCTGCTGACCCGCGACTGGGGACTGCCAGCGGAGAAGCTGACCGCGACTGTCTATCATACCGACGACGAAGCGTTCGACCTGTGGAAGAAGATCGCCGGGCTGCCCGATCACAAGATCATCCGCATCCCGACCAAGGACAATTTCTGGGCGATGGGCGACAGCGGCCCGTGCGGTCCGTGCTCGGAAATCTTCTACGATCACGGCGACCACATCCCCGGCGGTCCCCCCGGTTCGCCGGACGAGGATGGCGACCGGTTCGTCGAGATCTGGAACCTGGTGTTCATGCAGTTCGAGCAGGACGCCAACGAGATCGTCGGCGAACTGCCCAAGAAGTCGATCGACACCGGCATGGGCCTCGAACGCATTGCAGCGGTTATGCAGGGCGTGTCGGACAATTACGACACCGATACCTTCAAGGCGCTGATCGCCGCATCCTGCGAACTGACCGGCACCCGCGCCGAAGGGGCGACGCAGGCCAGCCACCGCGTCATCGCCGATCACCTGCGCGCGTCGGGTTTCCTGGTGGCCGATGGCGTGCTGCCGGCGAACGAAGGCCGCGGTTATGTGCTCCGCCGGATCATGCGCCGCGCGATGCGGCACGCGCATCTGCTGGGTGCCAAGGACCCGTTGATGCACCGGCTTGTCGGCTCGCTCGTATCTGAAATGGGCGCGGCCTATCCGGAGCTGGTCCGCGCGCAGCCGCTGATCGAAGCGACGTTGCAGCAGGAAGAAACCCAGTTCCGCCGCACCCTCGACAAGGGGCTGAAGCTGCTCGACGAGGCGACTGCCGATTTCGCCGAAGGCGCGACGCTGGCCGGCGAGACCGCGTTCAAGCTCTACGACACCTATGGCTTCCCCTATGACCTGACCGAGGACGCCCTGCGTGCGCAAGGGTACGGCGTCGACCGTGCCGGATTCGACGCGGCGATGGCCGAACAGAAGCGCGCCGCGCGTGCTGCGTGGAAGGGCTCGGGTGCCAAGGCGTCGGACGATGTCTGGTTCGACGTCCTCGAAACCGCCGGACCGACCGAATTCATCGGCTATTCGGTCGAGGCGGGCGAGGGGCAGGTCGTCGCGATCGTCAAGGACGGCGCGCGGGTCGATTCGGCTGAGGCGGGTGACGAGGTGTTGGTGCTCACCAACCAGACGCCCTTCTATGCCGAAAGCGGCGGGCAGGTCGGCGATGCCGGCACCATGACCACCGATGCCGGGTTCATGGCGACCGTCACCGATACCGCCAAGCAACTCGGCAAGCTCCATGCCCATGTCGCGACGATCGACGCCGGCAGCCTGAAGGTCGGCGACAGCGTCGCGCTGACGATCGACACCGCGCGCCGTGCGCAGATTCGCGCCAACCACTCCGCGACGCACCTGTTGCATGAGGCGTTGCGGGAGCGGCTCGGCACCCATGTCGCGCAGAAGGGATCGATGGTCGCGCCTGAGCGGCTGCGCTTCGACTTCTCGCAACCCTCCCCGATCGCGGCGGACGCGCTGGCGCTGGTCGAGGCCGACGTCAACGCGCAGGTGCGCGGCAACGGTGCGGTCACCACCCGGCTGATGACCCCCGACGATGCGATCGCGATGGGCGCGATGGCGCTGTTCGGCGAGAAATATGGCGACGAGGTCCGCGTCGTGTCGATGGGACAGGATGCGGAAGGCACCTATTCGATCGAGTTATGCGGCGGGACGCACGTCAATGCGCTTGGCGAAATCGGCCTGTTCAAGATCGTGTCCGAAGGCGCGGTGTCCTCGGGCGTCCGCCGCGTCGAGGCGCTGACCGGCGAGGCAGCGCGCCAATGGCTCGGCAATCGCGACGCGAAGCTGCGGGAAGCCGCTGCCGCGCTGAAGGCGACCCCCGACGAAGTGCCCGCCCGCGTGGCGCAGCTCGTCGAGGATCGGCGTCGTCTGGAACGCGAACTGGCCGAGGCGAAGAAGGCGCTGGCCATGGGCGGCGGTGCGGGTGCGGCGCCGGCCGGTCCGGAACAGGTCGGCGACATCGCCTTTCTGGGTCAGGTGATCGACGGGCTCGATGCCAAGGCATTGCGCGGGACGATCGATGAAGCCCGTGCGCGCGTTCCCTCGGGCGTCGTTGCGCTGGTCGCGGTCAATGACGGCCGCGCCTCGGTCGGGGTCGGGGTGTCGAGCGACCTGACCGGCCGGATCAGCGCGGTCGATCTGGTCAAGGCGGCGGTCGCGGCGCTGGGCGGGCAGGGGGGCGGCGGTCGCCCTGACATGGCTCAGGGCGGTGGCCCGGACGGAGCCAAGGGCGACGAAGCGCTGGCGGCGATTCGCGCGCTGCTGACGAACTAA
- a CDS encoding potassium transporter Kup, translating into MFSREASSEAADLPDTGATHHGPRQSLAKLSLGALGIVYGDIGTSPLYAMKETFVGHHRLPVDQLNIFGVVSLVFWSLMLIVTLKYVFIIMRADNNGEGGSLALLALIQRKSGGGRWTASLVILGVLATALFFGDCMITPAVSVLSAVEGLATVNAGFDPFVIPIAVVIMIGLFWLQAVGTASVGRLFGPIMIAYFATLTFLGVLNILERPDIFQALNPIWAVRFFAQDGIMAFLALGSVVLAVTGAEALYADMGHFGRRPISVAWLYVVFPALMLNYLGQGALLLQNPDAASNPFFFMASEDFRLPLVILATLATIIASQAVITGAFSVVQQAVQLGLMPRLRIEHTSADAAGQIYIPAVNWALLVMVLLLIFGFQESSNLAAAYGIAVTGTMFISTCMIAVLIKRVWNWPVAAVAAFMFMFLCIDGAYFASNLTKVPDGGWFPLLVGIVVFVLLTTWAKGRKLMIERMREAAMPIKVFIQSAASSATRVPGTAVFMTSTPEGVPHALLHNLKHNKVLHERVILLTVKIADTPYVDPELRTKNEDLGQGFHRMILKFGFMQDPDVPGALKAVGCCGGDFRMMDTSFFLARQTLLPSSRPGMMIWREKLFAWMLQNSESAMEFFRLPTNRVVELGSQVEI; encoded by the coding sequence ATATTCTCCCGAGAGGCTTCGTCGGAAGCCGCCGACCTGCCCGACACGGGCGCGACCCATCATGGGCCGCGCCAGTCGCTCGCCAAGCTGTCGCTCGGCGCGCTCGGCATCGTCTATGGCGATATCGGCACTTCGCCGCTCTATGCGATGAAGGAGACCTTCGTCGGCCATCACCGGTTGCCGGTCGACCAGCTCAACATCTTCGGCGTGGTCAGCCTCGTCTTCTGGTCGCTGATGCTGATCGTGACGCTGAAATACGTCTTCATCATCATGCGCGCCGATAACAATGGCGAAGGCGGCAGCCTGGCGCTGCTGGCGCTGATCCAGCGCAAGAGCGGTGGCGGTCGCTGGACCGCCAGCCTCGTCATCCTCGGCGTGCTCGCGACGGCGCTGTTTTTCGGCGACTGCATGATCACGCCCGCCGTGTCGGTGCTGTCGGCGGTCGAGGGGCTGGCGACGGTCAATGCCGGTTTCGACCCGTTCGTGATCCCGATCGCGGTGGTCATCATGATCGGGCTGTTCTGGCTGCAGGCGGTCGGCACGGCCAGCGTCGGGCGGCTGTTCGGGCCGATCATGATCGCCTATTTCGCGACGCTGACGTTCCTCGGCGTCCTTAACATTCTCGAACGACCCGACATTTTCCAGGCGCTGAACCCGATCTGGGCCGTGCGATTCTTCGCGCAGGACGGCATCATGGCGTTCCTTGCGCTCGGGTCGGTGGTGCTGGCCGTGACCGGTGCCGAGGCGCTGTACGCCGATATGGGCCATTTCGGGCGCCGGCCGATCTCGGTTGCGTGGCTGTACGTCGTGTTCCCGGCGTTGATGCTGAACTATCTGGGGCAGGGGGCGCTGCTGCTCCAGAACCCGGATGCGGCGTCCAACCCGTTCTTCTTCATGGCGTCGGAGGATTTCCGCCTTCCGCTCGTCATCCTCGCGACGCTCGCGACGATCATCGCCAGCCAGGCGGTGATCACCGGGGCCTTCTCGGTCGTGCAGCAGGCGGTGCAGTTGGGGCTGATGCCGCGCCTGCGCATCGAACATACCAGCGCCGATGCCGCGGGGCAGATCTACATCCCGGCGGTGAACTGGGCGCTGCTGGTCATGGTCCTGCTGCTGATCTTCGGGTTCCAGGAATCGTCGAACCTGGCCGCAGCCTATGGCATTGCCGTGACGGGCACGATGTTCATCAGCACTTGCATGATCGCGGTGCTGATCAAGCGGGTGTGGAACTGGCCCGTCGCTGCGGTCGCCGCGTTCATGTTCATGTTCCTGTGCATCGACGGCGCCTATTTCGCGTCGAACCTGACCAAGGTGCCCGATGGCGGCTGGTTCCCACTGCTGGTCGGCATCGTCGTCTTCGTCCTGCTGACCACCTGGGCCAAGGGGCGCAAGCTGATGATCGAGCGGATGCGCGAGGCCGCGATGCCGATCAAGGTGTTCATCCAGTCGGCGGCCAGCAGCGCCACCCGCGTGCCCGGCACCGCCGTCTTCATGACGTCGACCCCCGAAGGCGTGCCCCACGCGCTGCTCCACAATCTGAAGCATAACAAGGTGCTGCACGAGCGGGTGATCCTGCTCACCGTGAAGATCGCCGACACGCCCTATGTCGACCCCGAGCTTCGCACGAAGAACGAGGATCTGGGGCAGGGCTTCCACCGCATGATCCTGAAGTTCGGCTTCATGCAGGACCCCGACGTTCCCGGCGCGCTGAAGGCGGTCGGCTGTTGCGGCGGCGACTTCCGGATGATGGACACCAGCTTCTTCCTCGCGCGCCAGACGCTCTTGCCGTCATCGCGGCCGGGCATGATGATCTGGCGCGAAAAGCTGTTCGCGTGGATGCTGCAGAATTCGGAAAGCGCGATGGAGTTCTTCCGCCTGCCGACCAACCGCGTCGTCGAGCTCGGCAGTCAGGTCGAGATTTGA
- a CDS encoding 2'-5' RNA ligase family protein, with protein MTPPDPAPIIVTALFGHEDQAWFDRQRRAYFPPERNVLAAHCTMFHHLAPELGPELKQRLNALTRGVPAPFARVGGLMNLGRGVAYRIESPDLESVRAELADAFASMLTPQDRAGWRPHVTIQNKVEPAAAKALLAELSAGFTPHPLKIAGLASWWYRGGPWELFSRHMFA; from the coding sequence TTGACCCCGCCCGACCCCGCCCCGATCATCGTGACCGCCTTGTTCGGGCATGAGGATCAGGCGTGGTTCGACCGGCAGCGGCGCGCCTATTTTCCGCCCGAGCGCAACGTCCTTGCGGCGCATTGCACGATGTTCCACCATCTGGCCCCGGAGCTGGGACCGGAACTGAAGCAACGCCTGAACGCGCTGACGCGCGGCGTGCCGGCGCCGTTTGCCCGGGTCGGCGGCTTGATGAACCTCGGCCGGGGCGTGGCCTATCGCATCGAATCGCCCGATCTCGAATCGGTCCGCGCCGAACTGGCCGATGCGTTCGCATCGATGCTGACGCCGCAGGACCGCGCCGGATGGCGTCCACATGTCACGATTCAGAACAAGGTCGAACCCGCTGCCGCAAAGGCGTTGCTGGCCGAATTGTCCGCCGGATTTACCCCGCACCCGCTGAAAATCGCGGGTTTGGCCAGCTGGTGGTATCGTGGCGGGCCGTGGGAATTATTTTCCCGACACATGTTCGCTTGA
- the trxB gene encoding thioredoxin-disulfide reductase — MLVLGSGPAGLSAAIYGARAGMEPIVVQGIQPGGQLMTTTDVENYPGFRDVVQGPWLMGEMQAQAEHVGTRMMWDTIVDVDLTRRPFRLTGDSGDVYEGEVLVIATGAQARWLGLDSEELLKGKGVSACATCDGFFYRGKKVAVIGGGNTAVEEALYLTNHSDDVTIIHRRDSFRAERILQQRLFASDKISVLWNKQVERFVGGGDPHGLVGIELKDTVTGELSMLDVDGGFVAIGHHPATELFRGHLALDDDGYIAVETGSTRTSVPGVFACGDVMDKVYRQAVTAAGTGCMAALDAERFLQAAEFAEVAEAAE; from the coding sequence ATGCTCGTCCTAGGTTCGGGACCGGCGGGTCTCTCTGCTGCAATTTACGGCGCGCGCGCCGGCATGGAGCCGATCGTGGTGCAGGGCATCCAGCCCGGCGGTCAGTTGATGACCACGACGGACGTCGAGAACTATCCCGGCTTTCGCGACGTCGTGCAGGGGCCGTGGCTGATGGGTGAAATGCAGGCGCAGGCCGAGCATGTCGGTACCCGGATGATGTGGGATACGATCGTCGATGTCGACCTGACCCGACGGCCGTTTCGCCTGACCGGCGATAGCGGCGACGTTTATGAAGGCGAGGTGCTGGTGATCGCCACCGGTGCGCAGGCGCGCTGGCTCGGCCTCGACAGCGAAGAACTGCTCAAGGGCAAGGGCGTGTCGGCCTGCGCGACCTGTGACGGGTTCTTCTACCGAGGCAAGAAGGTGGCGGTGATCGGTGGCGGGAATACTGCGGTCGAGGAAGCGCTGTACCTGACCAACCATAGCGACGATGTGACGATCATCCATCGCCGCGACAGCTTCCGCGCCGAACGCATCCTGCAACAGCGGCTGTTCGCCAGCGACAAGATCAGCGTCCTGTGGAACAAGCAGGTCGAGCGTTTCGTCGGTGGCGGCGATCCGCATGGGCTGGTCGGGATCGAATTGAAGGACACCGTGACCGGCGAACTGTCGATGCTGGACGTCGATGGCGGCTTCGTCGCGATCGGCCACCATCCGGCGACCGAGCTGTTCCGGGGGCATCTCGCGCTCGATGATGATGGCTATATCGCTGTCGAAACCGGTTCGACCCGGACCAGCGTGCCTGGCGTCTTCGCGTGCGGCGACGTGATGGACAAGGTCTATCGCCAGGCGGTGACGGCTGCGGGCACCGGCTGCATGGCGGCGCTGGACGCCGAACGTTTCCTGCAGGCGGCGGAATTTGCGGAGGTGGCCGAAGCCGCCGAATAA